A part of Clarias gariepinus isolate MV-2021 ecotype Netherlands chromosome 14, CGAR_prim_01v2, whole genome shotgun sequence genomic DNA contains:
- the fbxw10 gene encoding F-box and WD repeat domain containing protein 10B: protein MQDETRRQGQRLGTDYTNKLHNSAEWLISAGDSAKRRFLTGVLVRCESLELLENVRNVLQVTSGKDFTYTRSRAKVAAASGSAQDEKVLGKEMLNTWEWFKNSSNVTKTQYLLALLTYCDADLLHVLGNLVRVLIAREKSDLNLLRRSTVFPNSEENSSYVSQSNYSFSSGKDPEQDLLVQASSIFENGTFPHETRDATELDFQDYSKPIKNSSWNYVEEAMLRCRRLKSSEADDPALMVVPRSSKSMSGVSQHRDFIRGLPVGLAKKILGLLDKTTLQSCRHVSQHWQYLTEEIVAEHRVKKMVEDQAVILQGTPFVVNPVYARIREVLVPIRKEEMHIQHKKSSQKNKKDLGGFEMVYAKIKTKVVEMEERNVYCGVYNVLIMLDREDPSRVIHYNGGRMVALGSKDRSVRLLDTTLMKQVPPVMHGHAGSVRAVLVCEERELVISASYDLSIRCWNLKTGACVMLFSGHMGTITCLDLHRNHLVSGARDCKVKVWSLQTGQCYDRMKFRHRKPIVCVKTDSSLVLSGCEGGLIKMWDIQTATLLKVTQGHQGAVKCLFFDQYHILSGGPDAQVMAWSTDPELKKCLMTFQHPREVVTLSSLFLRVITGCVDGKIRIFNLLSGDCLRLIKISTDERPIRSLYTHHNIMVVNTSSRVLFLQFAEQQWDYSALSEQKCIPDHTLPRPKESASASSSKSKKNERRSKTQFLSQRLRSLSAPSMQQSHDKRYMTQRYVMSLSERAVQGHVRKRGPHHPITTSQVLLRVRPSCQGECKDPATSNMELNAAVRDAWGPPPNREPAPPPASKASKRPHSARKPSSFQGMLKIYTPLKPHTLQHSPHSSVPTLTFPKSRRTKTACKVNKLTTANINTAAQEDTQSPGNTLPRSELKREGHHVEFELRAKSRPSQSPLDPFRESGGFQLRTDTQMEEYKQAQTQANSYTFSETCRPCRTFWKPKVAPVKAQEPP, encoded by the exons atgcAGGACGAGACGAGAAGACAGGGGCAGAGACTCGGGACAGATTACACGAATAAACTGCACAATTCAGCAGAATGGCTGATATCAGCCGGAGACAGCGCGAAGCGGAGGTTCCTGACCGGGGTGCTGGTGCGCTGTGAGAGTCTGGAGCTCCTGGAGAATGTGCGGAATGTGCTGCAGGTCACTTCGGGGAAAGACTTCACCTACACCAGGAGTCGCGCCAAAGTGGCCGCCGCGTCCGGCTCGGCTCAGGACGAGAAAGTGCTCGGGAAGGAAATGTTGAACACCTGGGAATGGTTTAAAAACAGCTCGAATGTGACGAAAACGCAGTATTTACTGGCTCTCTTGACCTACTGCGATGCGGATCTCCTGCACGTGCTGGGGAACCTGGTGCGCGTTCTGATAGCGCGCGAGAAAAGTGATTTAAACCTCCTCAGGCGCAGTACAG TTTTTCCAAACTCTGAGGAGAACAGCAGTTATGTATCTCAATCAAATTATTCCTTCAGCTCTGGCAAAGATCCCGAACAAGACCTACTTGTTCAAGCCAGCTCAATCTTTGAGAATGGCACTTTCCCTCATGAAACCCGAGATGCCACTGAATTAGACTTTCAGGACTATTCAAAACCCA tcAAGAATTCCAGCTGGAATTATGTGGAGGAAGCAATGCTCAGGTGTCGGAGGTTGAAGAGCAGTGAGGCAGATGATCCTGCACTCATGGTTGTCCCCAGGTCTTCCAAATCCATGTCAGGAGTCAGCCAACACCGAGACTTTATTCGGGGTCTTCCGGTTGGGCTCGCCAAGAAGATTTTAG GCCTGTTGGATAAGACCACGCTACAAAGCTGTAGACATGTCTCTCAACACTGGCAGTACCTAACCGAGGAGATCGTAGCAGAGCACAGAGTGAAAAAGATGGTGGAGGACCAAGCCGTGATTTTGCAG GGAACGCCTTTTGTAGTCAACCCTGTCTATGCGAGGATCCGTGAGGTCCTGGTGCCCATCAGAAAAGAGGAGATGCACATCCAGCATAAGAAGAGTtcgcaaaaaaataagaag GATCTCGGGGGCTTTGAGATGGTCTATGCAAAGATTAAAACCAAGGTCGTGGAGATGGAGGAGAGGAATGTGTACTGTGGAgtctacaatgttttaatcaTGTTGGACAG AGAAGACCCCAGTAGAGTGATCCATTATAATGGAGGCAGGATGGTGGCGCTGGGCTCTAAGGACCGATCTGTGCGTCTGCTGGACACGACGCTCATGAAGCAGGTTCCCCCAGTGATGCATGGCCATGCGGGTAGCGTGCGAGCAGTGCTGGTGTGTGAGGAGAGAGAACTGGTGATCAGCGCCAGCTACGATCTCAGCATCCG ATGCTGGAACCTGAAAACAGGGGCATGTGTGATGCTGTTCTCTGGACACATGGGCACCATCACCTGCCTGGACCTGCACAGAAACCACCTGGTGTCCGGAGCCAGAGACTGCAAAGTCAAAG TGTGGAGCCTGCAGACGGGTCAGTGCTATGACAGGATGAAGTTTCGTCATCGGaagcctatagtgtgtgtgaagACGGACTCGTCTCTGGTGCTCAGCGGCTGTGAGGGAGGATTGATCAAGATGTGGGACATCCAGACAGCGACTCTTTTGAAG gtCACGCAGGGTCACCAGGGCGCTGTAAAGTGTCTGTTCTTTGACCAGTATCACATCTTGTCTGGAGGACCGGACGCTCAGGTGATGGCCTGGAGTACAGAccctgaattaaaaaaatgtctcatGACCTTCCAACATCCACG GGAAGTGGTAACGTTGTCTTCCCTCTTCCTGCGGGTCATCACCGGCTGTGTGGACGGAAAGATCCGGATCTTTAACTTGCTCAGTGGGGATTGTCTCAGACTCATCAAAATTAGCACCGATGAACGTCCTATACGGTctttatacacacatcataataT tatGGTGGTGAACACCAGCAGCCGTGTTTTGTTTCTTCAGTTTGCTGAGCAGCAGTGGGATTACAGTGCACTGTCAGAGCAGAAGTGCATCCCTGATCACACACTTCCTCGTCCCAAGGAGTCGGCTTCAGCAAGCTCATCCAAATCAAAAAAGAACGAGAGGCGATCGAAGACTCAATTTCTCTCCCAGCGGCTGAGGAGCCTCTCAGCTCCCAGCATGCAACAATCACATG ataAGCGATACATGACCCAGAGGTATGTGATGTCCCTGAGTGAGAGAGCTGTGCAAGGGCACGTGAGGAAGAGAGGCCCCCATCACCCGATCACAACCTCCCAGGTCCTGCTAAGGGTCCGTCCTAGCTGTCAGGGCGAGTGCAAAGACCCGGCCACCTCCAACATGGAGCTGAACGCTGCGGTTCGAGACGCCTGGGGTCCTCCTCCGAACAGAGAGCCAGCTCCTCCTCCAGCTTCGAAAGCGTCCAAACGTCCACATTCAGCCCGTAAACCGTCCTCATTTCAAGGCATGCTTAAGATATACACGCCTCTAAAACCCCACACGCTTCAGCATTCCCCACATTCCAGCGTCCCAACTTTGACTTTTCCTAAGTCCAGAAGGACTAAAACAGCATGCAAAGTCAACAAATTGACCACAGCCAACATCAACACTGCAGCCCAGGAAGATACCCAGAGTCCGGGAAATACTTTACCGAGAAGTGAGTTGAAGCGTGAGGGCCACCATGTTGAATTTGAGCTACGAGCAAAATCCAGGCCATCCCAGAGTCCACTGGATCCATTCCGAGAGAGCGGAGGCTTTCAGCTcaggacagacacacagatggaGGAATACAAGCAGGCACAAACTCAAGCTAACTCTTACACATTCTCAGAGACTTGCAGACCGTGCCGGACATTCTGGAAACCAAAAGTTGCGCCAGTTAAAGCTCAGGAGCCACCATGA